A single window of Castor canadensis chromosome 3, mCasCan1.hap1v2, whole genome shotgun sequence DNA harbors:
- the Gemin2 gene encoding gem-associated protein 2 isoform X1 codes for MAWVPAESAVEELMPRLLPVEPCDLTEGFDPSVPPRTPQEYLRRVQIEAAQCPDVVVAQIDPKKLKRKQSVNVSLSGCQPAPEGYSPTLQWQQQQVAQFSAVRQSVNKHRSHWKSQQLDSNVTMPKSEDEEGWKKFCLGERLCAEGAIGPATNENPGIDYIQIGFPPLLSIVSRMNQATVTSVLEYLSNWFGERDFTPELGRWLYALLACLEKPLLPEAHSLIRQLARRCSEVRLLVDSKDDERVPALNLLICLVSRYFDQRDLADEPS; via the exons ATGGCGTGGGTACCAGCGGAGTCTGCAGTGGAGGAGTTGATGCCCCGGCTGTTGCCGGTGGAGCCCTGCGACTTGACTGAAGGTTTCGACCCCTCGGTACCTCCTAGGACGCCTCAGGAATACCTGAGGCGGGTCCA GATCGAAGCAGCTCAGTGTCCAGATGTTGTGGTAGCTCAAATTGACCCAAAGAAGTTGAAAAGGAAGCAAAGTGtgaatgtttct CTTTCGGGATGCCAACCTGCCCCTGAAGGTTATTCCCCAACCCTTCAATGGCAACAGCAACAAGTGGCACAGTTTTCAGCTGTTCGACAG agtgTGAACAAACATAGAAGTCACTGGAAATCACAACAGTTGGATAGTAATGTTACTATG cCAAAATCTGAAGATGAAGAAGGCTGGAAAAAATTTTGTCTGGGTGAAAGGCTATGTGCTGAGGGGGCTATTGGACCAGCTACTAATGAAAATCCTGGAATTGATTATATACAA attggTTTTCCTCCCTTGCTTAGTATTGTAAGCAGAATGAATCAG GCAACAGTAACTAGTGTCTTGGAATATCTGAGTAATTGGTTTGGAGAAAGAGACTTTACTCCAGAATTG ggaAGGTGGCTTTATGCTTTGTTGGCTTGCCTTGAAAAACCATTATTACCTGAGGCTCATTCACTAATTCGGCAGCTTGCAAGACGGTGCTCTGAAGTGAGACTCTTAGTG gACAGCAAAGATGACGAAAGGGTTCCTGCTTTGAATCTATTAATCTGCTTGGTTAGCAG
- the Gemin2 gene encoding gem-associated protein 2 isoform X2, whose protein sequence is MWPRAGGLVVRSALGDSTWCRAFPVIEAAQCPDVVVAQIDPKKLKRKQSVNVSLSGCQPAPEGYSPTLQWQQQQVAQFSAVRQSVNKHRSHWKSQQLDSNVTMPKSEDEEGWKKFCLGERLCAEGAIGPATNENPGIDYIQIGFPPLLSIVSRMNQATVTSVLEYLSNWFGERDFTPELGRWLYALLACLEKPLLPEAHSLIRQLARRCSEVRLLVDSKDDERVPALNLLICLVSRYFDQRDLADEPS, encoded by the exons ATGTGGCCCCGTGCGGGTGGGCTGGTCGTTCGCTCCGCCCTTGGGGACAGCACCTGGTGCCGCGCTTTCCCTGT GATCGAAGCAGCTCAGTGTCCAGATGTTGTGGTAGCTCAAATTGACCCAAAGAAGTTGAAAAGGAAGCAAAGTGtgaatgtttct CTTTCGGGATGCCAACCTGCCCCTGAAGGTTATTCCCCAACCCTTCAATGGCAACAGCAACAAGTGGCACAGTTTTCAGCTGTTCGACAG agtgTGAACAAACATAGAAGTCACTGGAAATCACAACAGTTGGATAGTAATGTTACTATG cCAAAATCTGAAGATGAAGAAGGCTGGAAAAAATTTTGTCTGGGTGAAAGGCTATGTGCTGAGGGGGCTATTGGACCAGCTACTAATGAAAATCCTGGAATTGATTATATACAA attggTTTTCCTCCCTTGCTTAGTATTGTAAGCAGAATGAATCAG GCAACAGTAACTAGTGTCTTGGAATATCTGAGTAATTGGTTTGGAGAAAGAGACTTTACTCCAGAATTG ggaAGGTGGCTTTATGCTTTGTTGGCTTGCCTTGAAAAACCATTATTACCTGAGGCTCATTCACTAATTCGGCAGCTTGCAAGACGGTGCTCTGAAGTGAGACTCTTAGTG gACAGCAAAGATGACGAAAGGGTTCCTGCTTTGAATCTATTAATCTGCTTGGTTAGCAG
- the Gemin2 gene encoding gem-associated protein 2 isoform X3 produces the protein MAWVPAESAVEELMPRLLPVEPCDLTEGFDPSVPPRTPQEYLRRVQIEAAQCPDVVVAQIDPKKLKRKQSVNVSLSGCQPAPEGYSPTLQWQQQQVAQFSAVRQSVNKHRSHWKSQQLDSNVTMPKSEDEEGWKKFCLGERLCAEGAIGPATNENPGIDYIQIGFPPLLSIVSRMNQGRWLYALLACLEKPLLPEAHSLIRQLARRCSEVRLLVDSKDDERVPALNLLICLVSRYFDQRDLADEPS, from the exons ATGGCGTGGGTACCAGCGGAGTCTGCAGTGGAGGAGTTGATGCCCCGGCTGTTGCCGGTGGAGCCCTGCGACTTGACTGAAGGTTTCGACCCCTCGGTACCTCCTAGGACGCCTCAGGAATACCTGAGGCGGGTCCA GATCGAAGCAGCTCAGTGTCCAGATGTTGTGGTAGCTCAAATTGACCCAAAGAAGTTGAAAAGGAAGCAAAGTGtgaatgtttct CTTTCGGGATGCCAACCTGCCCCTGAAGGTTATTCCCCAACCCTTCAATGGCAACAGCAACAAGTGGCACAGTTTTCAGCTGTTCGACAG agtgTGAACAAACATAGAAGTCACTGGAAATCACAACAGTTGGATAGTAATGTTACTATG cCAAAATCTGAAGATGAAGAAGGCTGGAAAAAATTTTGTCTGGGTGAAAGGCTATGTGCTGAGGGGGCTATTGGACCAGCTACTAATGAAAATCCTGGAATTGATTATATACAA attggTTTTCCTCCCTTGCTTAGTATTGTAAGCAGAATGAATCAG ggaAGGTGGCTTTATGCTTTGTTGGCTTGCCTTGAAAAACCATTATTACCTGAGGCTCATTCACTAATTCGGCAGCTTGCAAGACGGTGCTCTGAAGTGAGACTCTTAGTG gACAGCAAAGATGACGAAAGGGTTCCTGCTTTGAATCTATTAATCTGCTTGGTTAGCAG
- the Gemin2 gene encoding gem-associated protein 2 isoform X4 — MAWVPAESAVEELMPRLLPVEPCDLTEGFDPSVPPRTPQEYLRRVQIEAAQCPDVVVAQIDPKKLKRKQSVNVSLSGCQPAPEGYSPTLQWQQQQVAQFSAVRQSVNKHRSHWKSQQLDSNVTMPKSEDEEGWKKFCLGERLCAEGAIGPATNENPGIDYIQIGFPPLLSIVSRMNQATVTSVLEYLSNWFGERDFTPELDSKDDERVPALNLLICLVSRYFDQRDLADEPS; from the exons ATGGCGTGGGTACCAGCGGAGTCTGCAGTGGAGGAGTTGATGCCCCGGCTGTTGCCGGTGGAGCCCTGCGACTTGACTGAAGGTTTCGACCCCTCGGTACCTCCTAGGACGCCTCAGGAATACCTGAGGCGGGTCCA GATCGAAGCAGCTCAGTGTCCAGATGTTGTGGTAGCTCAAATTGACCCAAAGAAGTTGAAAAGGAAGCAAAGTGtgaatgtttct CTTTCGGGATGCCAACCTGCCCCTGAAGGTTATTCCCCAACCCTTCAATGGCAACAGCAACAAGTGGCACAGTTTTCAGCTGTTCGACAG agtgTGAACAAACATAGAAGTCACTGGAAATCACAACAGTTGGATAGTAATGTTACTATG cCAAAATCTGAAGATGAAGAAGGCTGGAAAAAATTTTGTCTGGGTGAAAGGCTATGTGCTGAGGGGGCTATTGGACCAGCTACTAATGAAAATCCTGGAATTGATTATATACAA attggTTTTCCTCCCTTGCTTAGTATTGTAAGCAGAATGAATCAG GCAACAGTAACTAGTGTCTTGGAATATCTGAGTAATTGGTTTGGAGAAAGAGACTTTACTCCAGAATTG gACAGCAAAGATGACGAAAGGGTTCCTGCTTTGAATCTATTAATCTGCTTGGTTAGCAG